A single region of the Populus nigra chromosome 2, ddPopNigr1.1, whole genome shotgun sequence genome encodes:
- the LOC133682377 gene encoding probable methyltransferase PMT15: MALLSPSYLPLKAKKLNLYKIILTIIPCTIFYLVGFYQSSRGNVPVSNTSSSINEVFPCAPPDHNTTTLDFEAHHFAPDPPPRVARAHHLPPCDPKYSEHTPCEDVERSLKFDRDRLIYRERHCPESHEILKCRVPAPYGYKVPFRWPESREFAWYANVPHKELTIEKKNQNWVRVEGKRLRFPGGGTMFPRGADAYIDDIGKLINLKDGSIRTAIDTGCGVASWGAYLLSRNILAVSFAPRDTHVSQVQFALERGVPALIGIIASIRLPYPSRSFDMAHCSRCLIPWGQYDGQYLIEVDRILRPGGYWILSGPPINWEAHWEGWNRTREDLGAEQSQIEKVARSLCWKKLVQRKDIAIWQKPTNHIHCKVNRKVFKRPLFCKSQNPDMAWYTKMETCLTPLPEVSNIRDIAGGQLAKWPERLNAIPPRISRGSLEGITAGNFIENSELWKRRVAYYKKIDYQLAQTGRYRNLLDMNAHLGGFAAALVDDPLWVMNVVPVQAKPNTLGVIFERGLIGTYQNWCEAMSTYPRTYDFIHADSVFSLYEDRCDMEDILLEMDRILRPEGSVVMRDDVDILMKVKSIIDVMQWDGRIADHESSPHQREKILFATKKYWTAPKPGQNQGLVVS, from the exons ATGGCATTACTATCTCCTTCTTACCTCCCACTCAAAGCCAAGAAACTCAATCTTTACAAAATCATCTTAACCATAATCCCATGTACAATCTTTTATTTGGTAGGTTTTTATCAGAGCTCTCGTGGCAATGTCCCTGTTAGCAACACATCATCATCAATCAACGAAGTTTTTCCATGCGCCCCGCCAGATCATAACACCACAACGCTGGACTTCGAGGCACACCACTTTGCTCCGGACCCGCCACCTCGGGTTGCGCGTGCACATCACCTCCCGCCATGTGACCCTAAATACAGTGAGCACACCCCATGTGAGGATGTTGAACGTTCGCTGAAATTCGATAGGGATAGActtatatatagagagaggcACTGCCCCGAAAGCCATGAGATTTTGAAGTGTCGTGTGCCGGCTCCGTATGGTTATAAGGTGCCATTTAGGTGGCCGGAGAGTAGAGAATTCGCATGGTATGCTAATGTGCCACATAAAGAGCTGacgattgagaaaaaaaaccagaatTGGGTTCGTGTTGAAGGCAAACGGCTCAGGTTCCCAGGTGGTGGAACCATGTTTCCTCGCGGTGCTGATGCCTACATAGATGACATAGGGAAGTTGATCAATCTCAAAGATGGGTCAATAAGGACTGCCATAGATACTGGTTGCGGG GTTGCAAGCTGGGGAGCTTACCTTCTCTCAAGGAACATCCTAGCAGTGTCATTTGCACCAAGAGACACTCATGTGTCTCAGGTGCAATTTGCTCTTGAGCGTGGAGTCCCTGCATTGATTGGGATTATTGCTTCCATAAGGCTACCTTACCCTTCAAGATCTTTTGACATGGCTCATTGCTCTCGCTGCCTTATTCCTTGGGGCCAATATG ATGGTCAGTACTTGATTGAGGTTGATAGAATTCTACGTCCCGGCGGGTACTGGATTCTATCCGGGCCACCAATTAACTGGGAAGCTCATTGGGAAGGTTGGAATAGAACACGTGAAGATCTTGGAGCGGAGCAATCTCAGATTGAGAAGGTAGCTAGAAGCCTTTGCTGGAAAAAATTGGTGCAAAGGAAAGACATTGCCATTTGGCAAAAACCCACTAATCATATCCATTGCAAAGTTAACAGGAAGGTGTTCAAGCGCCCGCTCTTTTGCAAGTCACAAAATCCAGACATGGCATG GTACACCAAGATGGAGACATGTTTGACGCCATTGCCTGAAGTGTCAAACATTAGAGATATAGCTGGTGGGCAGTTAGCAAAATGGCCAGAGAGATTGAATGCAATCCCTCCAAGGATTAGTAGGGGAAGCTTGGAGGGAATTACAGCTGGAAACTTCATTGAAAACTCGGAGCTGTGGAAAAGAAGAGTAGCGTATTACAAGAAGATTGACTATCAGCTGGCACAAACTGGACGGTACCGTAACTTGCTTGATATGAATGCGCATTTAGGAGGGTTTGCAGCTGCCCTTGTTGATGATCCCTTGTGGGTTATGAACGTTGTCCCTGTCCAGGCAAAGCCCAATACTTTGGGGGTCATTTTCGAACGTGGCCTAATTGGAACGTATCAGAATTG GTGTGAAGCCATGTCTACTTACCCGAGGACTTATGACTTTATTCATGCTGATTCTGTTTTCAGCCTCTACGAGGATAG GTGTGACATGGAAGATATTCTATTAGAAATGGATAGGATTTTGAGGCCAGAAGGGAGTGTTGTTATGAGGGACGATGTCGACATCTTGATGAAGGTCAAGAGTATCATAGATGTGATGCAATGGGATGGCAGGATTGCGGACCATGAGAGCAGCCCTCACCAGAGGGAGAAGATTCTTTTTGCAACCAAAAAGTATTGGACGGCGCCAAAACCTGGCCAGAATCAAGGGCTGGTTGTTTCTTAG
- the LOC133682378 gene encoding plant UBX domain-containing protein 13 isoform X4: MVRPTQDAIETFMRITGASDSLAVRKLEEYGGNLDQAVNAHFIELEANARNQLSAASPQNNFADTRNQMQSGQRGILPFVSAARSFRPSLLLDPNYRRNLYSQIGASVFPTSRGPQFSPNGEINNDHGQLYHSGPGHGVGGVSGTSSTHGSQIHGRSTRDAESHHYGDDVEEEMIQLAIEASTQERQLHEEDDEFARALELSLKTAEQEKAMRDQTLEDRKLQGVHGSSRRAEKTNHPESSTLKAGAKRGQEQQLWGCISSKEFDEAMQLEEALFGEIPEETLSRRPLRQQGVPDKSKGLNQQLPLPSPSHVAQQLLNQQNDEYLASLWADGEKDVDVLKGAETSCSKEGESQNKMLEGEEFERLLAAKEASLKQEPAPDDKNAVTLLVRMPDGNRHGRRFLKSDKLQLLFDFIDVGRAVKPGTYRVVRPYPRRAFSVSDISLSLNELGLTNKQEALFLELI, translated from the exons ATGGTGAGACCAACTCAGGATGCGATCGAGACGTTCATGAGAATCACCGGCGCGTCTGATTCACTCGCGGTTCGAAAGTTGGAG GAATATGGAGGCAATCTTGATCAGGCTGTGAATGCTCATTTTATTGAATTGGAAGCAAACGC GAGAAATCAATTGTCTGCTGCTTCCCCTCAAAATAACTTTGCTGATACGAGAAATCAAATGCAATCTGGACAGCGTGGGATTTTACCGTTCGTATCTGCTGCTAGAAGTTTTAGGCCTTCATTACTTCTTGATCCTAACTATAGGAGAAACCTGTACAGCCAAATTGGTGCTTCTGTTTTCCCTACTAGTAGGGGACCACAGTTTTCACCCAATGGTGAGATTAATAATGACCATGGGCAGCTTTATCATTCCGGACCGGGGCATGGAGTTGGTGGTGTGAGTGGAACTTCATCAACACACGGCTCACAAATTCATGGAAGGAGCACAAGGGATGCTGAATCACATCATTATGGTGATGATGTTGAGGAAGAGATGATCCAGTTGGCCATTGAGGCTTCAACCCAGGAG AGGCAGCTTCACGAGGAAGACGATGAGTTTGCTCGTGCACTAGAGTTGTCCTTGAAG ACAGCGGAACAAGAAAAAGCAATGCGTGATCAGACGTTGGAAGATCGAAAACTACAGGGAGTTCATGGTTCAAGCAGAAGGGCTGAGAAAACTAATCAT CCTGAGAGCTCAACATTGAAAGCGGGAGCTAAACGTGGGCAAGAGCAGCAATTG TGGGGTTGCATTTCTTCCAAGGAGTTTGATGAAGCAATGCAGCTTGAGGAGGCACTTTTTGGTGAAATCCCTGAAGAGACTTTATCACGACGTCCACTTCGCCAGCAAGGTGTTCCGGACAAAAGTAAAGGTCTCAATCAACAGCTCCCTTTGCCATCACCCTCACATGTGGCTCAGCAATTACTAAACCAACAG AATGATGAGTATCTTGCGTCTCTGTGGGCTGATGGAGAAAAAGATGTTGATGTCCTCAAGGGAGCTGAAACTTCTTGCTCAAAGGAAGGAGAATCTCAAAATAAGATGCTTGAAGGAGAG GAATTTGAGAGATTACTAGCAGCAAAAGAAGCTTCACTTAAACAAGAACCTGCTCCAGATGACAAGAATGCAGTAACTCTTCTTGTCCGTATGCCAGATGGAAACCGCCATGGCCGTCGCTTTCTTAAGTCTGACAAGCTTCAG TTACTTTTTGACTTCATCGATGTTGGTAGAGCTGTGAAGCCTGGAACTTACAGGGTG GTGAGGCCATATCCCAGGCGTGCGTTTTCTGTCAGTGACATCTCTCTAAGTTTGAATGAACTCGGTCTCACCAACAAACAGGAAGCGTTGTTTCTGGAATTGATTTAG
- the LOC133682378 gene encoding plant UBX domain-containing protein 9 isoform X3, translating to MVRPTQDAIETFMRITGASDSLAVRKLEEYGGNLDQAVNAHFIELEANARNQLSAASPQNNFADTRNQMQSGQRGILPFVSAARSFRPSLLLDPNYRRNLYSQIGASVFPTSRGPQFSPNGEINNDHGQLYHSGPGHGVGGVSGTSSTHGSQIHGRSTRDAESHHYGDDVEEEMIQLAIEASTQERQLHEEDDEFARALELSLKTAEQEKAMRDQTLEDRKLQGVHGSSRRAEKTNHKSKPESSTLKAGAKRGQEQQLWGCISSKEFDEAMQLEEALFGEIPEETLSRRPLRQQGVPDKSKGLNQQLPLPSPSHVAQQLLNQQNDEYLASLWADGEKDVDVLKGAETSCSKEGESQNKMLEGEEFERLLAAKEASLKQEPAPDDKNAVTLLVRMPDGNRHGRRFLKSDKLQLLFDFIDVGRAVKPGTYRVVRPYPRRAFSVSDISLSLNELGLTNKQEALFLELI from the exons ATGGTGAGACCAACTCAGGATGCGATCGAGACGTTCATGAGAATCACCGGCGCGTCTGATTCACTCGCGGTTCGAAAGTTGGAG GAATATGGAGGCAATCTTGATCAGGCTGTGAATGCTCATTTTATTGAATTGGAAGCAAACGC GAGAAATCAATTGTCTGCTGCTTCCCCTCAAAATAACTTTGCTGATACGAGAAATCAAATGCAATCTGGACAGCGTGGGATTTTACCGTTCGTATCTGCTGCTAGAAGTTTTAGGCCTTCATTACTTCTTGATCCTAACTATAGGAGAAACCTGTACAGCCAAATTGGTGCTTCTGTTTTCCCTACTAGTAGGGGACCACAGTTTTCACCCAATGGTGAGATTAATAATGACCATGGGCAGCTTTATCATTCCGGACCGGGGCATGGAGTTGGTGGTGTGAGTGGAACTTCATCAACACACGGCTCACAAATTCATGGAAGGAGCACAAGGGATGCTGAATCACATCATTATGGTGATGATGTTGAGGAAGAGATGATCCAGTTGGCCATTGAGGCTTCAACCCAGGAG AGGCAGCTTCACGAGGAAGACGATGAGTTTGCTCGTGCACTAGAGTTGTCCTTGAAG ACAGCGGAACAAGAAAAAGCAATGCGTGATCAGACGTTGGAAGATCGAAAACTACAGGGAGTTCATGGTTCAAGCAGAAGGGCTGAGAAAACTAATCAT AAGTCAAAGCCTGAGAGCTCAACATTGAAAGCGGGAGCTAAACGTGGGCAAGAGCAGCAATTG TGGGGTTGCATTTCTTCCAAGGAGTTTGATGAAGCAATGCAGCTTGAGGAGGCACTTTTTGGTGAAATCCCTGAAGAGACTTTATCACGACGTCCACTTCGCCAGCAAGGTGTTCCGGACAAAAGTAAAGGTCTCAATCAACAGCTCCCTTTGCCATCACCCTCACATGTGGCTCAGCAATTACTAAACCAACAG AATGATGAGTATCTTGCGTCTCTGTGGGCTGATGGAGAAAAAGATGTTGATGTCCTCAAGGGAGCTGAAACTTCTTGCTCAAAGGAAGGAGAATCTCAAAATAAGATGCTTGAAGGAGAG GAATTTGAGAGATTACTAGCAGCAAAAGAAGCTTCACTTAAACAAGAACCTGCTCCAGATGACAAGAATGCAGTAACTCTTCTTGTCCGTATGCCAGATGGAAACCGCCATGGCCGTCGCTTTCTTAAGTCTGACAAGCTTCAG TTACTTTTTGACTTCATCGATGTTGGTAGAGCTGTGAAGCCTGGAACTTACAGGGTG GTGAGGCCATATCCCAGGCGTGCGTTTTCTGTCAGTGACATCTCTCTAAGTTTGAATGAACTCGGTCTCACCAACAAACAGGAAGCGTTGTTTCTGGAATTGATTTAG
- the LOC133682378 gene encoding plant UBX domain-containing protein 8 isoform X2, with protein sequence MVRPTQDAIETFMRITGASDSLAVRKLEEYGGNLDQAVNAHFIELEANARNQLSAASPQNNFADTRNQMQSGQRGILPFVSAARSFRPSLLLDPNYRRNLYSQIGASVFPTSRGPQFSPNGEINNDHGQLYHSGPGHGVGGVSGTSSTHGSQIHGRSTRDAESHHYGDDVEEEMIQLAIEASTQERQLHEEDDEFARALELSLKTAEQEKAMRDQTLEDRKLQGVHGSSRRAEKTNHVREKPESSTLKAGAKRGQEQQLWGCISSKEFDEAMQLEEALFGEIPEETLSRRPLRQQGVPDKSKGLNQQLPLPSPSHVAQQLLNQQNDEYLASLWADGEKDVDVLKGAETSCSKEGESQNKMLEGEEFERLLAAKEASLKQEPAPDDKNAVTLLVRMPDGNRHGRRFLKSDKLQLLFDFIDVGRAVKPGTYRVVRPYPRRAFSVSDISLSLNELGLTNKQEALFLELI encoded by the exons ATGGTGAGACCAACTCAGGATGCGATCGAGACGTTCATGAGAATCACCGGCGCGTCTGATTCACTCGCGGTTCGAAAGTTGGAG GAATATGGAGGCAATCTTGATCAGGCTGTGAATGCTCATTTTATTGAATTGGAAGCAAACGC GAGAAATCAATTGTCTGCTGCTTCCCCTCAAAATAACTTTGCTGATACGAGAAATCAAATGCAATCTGGACAGCGTGGGATTTTACCGTTCGTATCTGCTGCTAGAAGTTTTAGGCCTTCATTACTTCTTGATCCTAACTATAGGAGAAACCTGTACAGCCAAATTGGTGCTTCTGTTTTCCCTACTAGTAGGGGACCACAGTTTTCACCCAATGGTGAGATTAATAATGACCATGGGCAGCTTTATCATTCCGGACCGGGGCATGGAGTTGGTGGTGTGAGTGGAACTTCATCAACACACGGCTCACAAATTCATGGAAGGAGCACAAGGGATGCTGAATCACATCATTATGGTGATGATGTTGAGGAAGAGATGATCCAGTTGGCCATTGAGGCTTCAACCCAGGAG AGGCAGCTTCACGAGGAAGACGATGAGTTTGCTCGTGCACTAGAGTTGTCCTTGAAG ACAGCGGAACAAGAAAAAGCAATGCGTGATCAGACGTTGGAAGATCGAAAACTACAGGGAGTTCATGGTTCAAGCAGAAGGGCTGAGAAAACTAATCATGTAAGAGAGAAA CCTGAGAGCTCAACATTGAAAGCGGGAGCTAAACGTGGGCAAGAGCAGCAATTG TGGGGTTGCATTTCTTCCAAGGAGTTTGATGAAGCAATGCAGCTTGAGGAGGCACTTTTTGGTGAAATCCCTGAAGAGACTTTATCACGACGTCCACTTCGCCAGCAAGGTGTTCCGGACAAAAGTAAAGGTCTCAATCAACAGCTCCCTTTGCCATCACCCTCACATGTGGCTCAGCAATTACTAAACCAACAG AATGATGAGTATCTTGCGTCTCTGTGGGCTGATGGAGAAAAAGATGTTGATGTCCTCAAGGGAGCTGAAACTTCTTGCTCAAAGGAAGGAGAATCTCAAAATAAGATGCTTGAAGGAGAG GAATTTGAGAGATTACTAGCAGCAAAAGAAGCTTCACTTAAACAAGAACCTGCTCCAGATGACAAGAATGCAGTAACTCTTCTTGTCCGTATGCCAGATGGAAACCGCCATGGCCGTCGCTTTCTTAAGTCTGACAAGCTTCAG TTACTTTTTGACTTCATCGATGTTGGTAGAGCTGTGAAGCCTGGAACTTACAGGGTG GTGAGGCCATATCCCAGGCGTGCGTTTTCTGTCAGTGACATCTCTCTAAGTTTGAATGAACTCGGTCTCACCAACAAACAGGAAGCGTTGTTTCTGGAATTGATTTAG
- the LOC133682378 gene encoding plant UBX domain-containing protein 9 isoform X1 yields MVRPTQDAIETFMRITGASDSLAVRKLEEYGGNLDQAVNAHFIELEANARNQLSAASPQNNFADTRNQMQSGQRGILPFVSAARSFRPSLLLDPNYRRNLYSQIGASVFPTSRGPQFSPNGEINNDHGQLYHSGPGHGVGGVSGTSSTHGSQIHGRSTRDAESHHYGDDVEEEMIQLAIEASTQERQLHEEDDEFARALELSLKTAEQEKAMRDQTLEDRKLQGVHGSSRRAEKTNHVREKKSKPESSTLKAGAKRGQEQQLWGCISSKEFDEAMQLEEALFGEIPEETLSRRPLRQQGVPDKSKGLNQQLPLPSPSHVAQQLLNQQNDEYLASLWADGEKDVDVLKGAETSCSKEGESQNKMLEGEEFERLLAAKEASLKQEPAPDDKNAVTLLVRMPDGNRHGRRFLKSDKLQLLFDFIDVGRAVKPGTYRVVRPYPRRAFSVSDISLSLNELGLTNKQEALFLELI; encoded by the exons ATGGTGAGACCAACTCAGGATGCGATCGAGACGTTCATGAGAATCACCGGCGCGTCTGATTCACTCGCGGTTCGAAAGTTGGAG GAATATGGAGGCAATCTTGATCAGGCTGTGAATGCTCATTTTATTGAATTGGAAGCAAACGC GAGAAATCAATTGTCTGCTGCTTCCCCTCAAAATAACTTTGCTGATACGAGAAATCAAATGCAATCTGGACAGCGTGGGATTTTACCGTTCGTATCTGCTGCTAGAAGTTTTAGGCCTTCATTACTTCTTGATCCTAACTATAGGAGAAACCTGTACAGCCAAATTGGTGCTTCTGTTTTCCCTACTAGTAGGGGACCACAGTTTTCACCCAATGGTGAGATTAATAATGACCATGGGCAGCTTTATCATTCCGGACCGGGGCATGGAGTTGGTGGTGTGAGTGGAACTTCATCAACACACGGCTCACAAATTCATGGAAGGAGCACAAGGGATGCTGAATCACATCATTATGGTGATGATGTTGAGGAAGAGATGATCCAGTTGGCCATTGAGGCTTCAACCCAGGAG AGGCAGCTTCACGAGGAAGACGATGAGTTTGCTCGTGCACTAGAGTTGTCCTTGAAG ACAGCGGAACAAGAAAAAGCAATGCGTGATCAGACGTTGGAAGATCGAAAACTACAGGGAGTTCATGGTTCAAGCAGAAGGGCTGAGAAAACTAATCATGTAAGAGAGAAA AAGTCAAAGCCTGAGAGCTCAACATTGAAAGCGGGAGCTAAACGTGGGCAAGAGCAGCAATTG TGGGGTTGCATTTCTTCCAAGGAGTTTGATGAAGCAATGCAGCTTGAGGAGGCACTTTTTGGTGAAATCCCTGAAGAGACTTTATCACGACGTCCACTTCGCCAGCAAGGTGTTCCGGACAAAAGTAAAGGTCTCAATCAACAGCTCCCTTTGCCATCACCCTCACATGTGGCTCAGCAATTACTAAACCAACAG AATGATGAGTATCTTGCGTCTCTGTGGGCTGATGGAGAAAAAGATGTTGATGTCCTCAAGGGAGCTGAAACTTCTTGCTCAAAGGAAGGAGAATCTCAAAATAAGATGCTTGAAGGAGAG GAATTTGAGAGATTACTAGCAGCAAAAGAAGCTTCACTTAAACAAGAACCTGCTCCAGATGACAAGAATGCAGTAACTCTTCTTGTCCGTATGCCAGATGGAAACCGCCATGGCCGTCGCTTTCTTAAGTCTGACAAGCTTCAG TTACTTTTTGACTTCATCGATGTTGGTAGAGCTGTGAAGCCTGGAACTTACAGGGTG GTGAGGCCATATCCCAGGCGTGCGTTTTCTGTCAGTGACATCTCTCTAAGTTTGAATGAACTCGGTCTCACCAACAAACAGGAAGCGTTGTTTCTGGAATTGATTTAG